One window from the genome of Salvia miltiorrhiza cultivar Shanhuang (shh) chromosome 7, IMPLAD_Smil_shh, whole genome shotgun sequence encodes:
- the LOC130993527 gene encoding stamen-specific protein FIL1-like, giving the protein MKSVILGMILVVVVVGGSSAQDTCSSTLSSLNVCAPFVVPGAAANPSPDCCGALQAINHDCLCSTLRIASRIPVQCNLPPLACPN; this is encoded by the exons ATGAAGTCTGTTATTTTGGGTATGATATTGGTGGTTGTGGTGGTGGGTGGAAGCTCGGCACAAGACACATGCTCTTCTACTCTGTCGAGCCTGAATGTGTGTGCGCCGTTTGTGGTGCCTGGCGCTGCGGCCAACCCCAGCCCCGACTGCTGTGGCGCCCTTCAGGCCATCAACCACGACTGCTTGTGCAGCACTCTCCGCATCGCCTCTCGTATCCCTGTGCAGTGCAACCTCCCTCCCCTCGCTTGCC CCAACTGA